From a region of the Flavobacterium sediminilitoris genome:
- a CDS encoding GNAT family N-acetyltransferase, which produces MEFKIITPETGEHKTYNHQIIAEFLFTHLEQYGDKTEDILKCINYAMNPSKGGTIIVGLDNEKIVGAVILNNTGMEGFIPENILVYIAVDNSQRGKGFGKQLMQKAIETANGNIALHVEPDNPAKKLYEKLGFTNKYLEMRLTK; this is translated from the coding sequence ATGGAATTTAAAATTATTACTCCAGAAACAGGAGAACACAAAACATATAATCATCAAATAATTGCCGAATTTCTATTTACACATTTAGAACAATATGGCGACAAAACGGAAGATATCTTAAAATGTATTAACTATGCTATGAATCCTTCTAAAGGAGGAACTATAATTGTAGGATTAGACAATGAAAAGATTGTAGGTGCTGTTATCTTAAACAATACTGGAATGGAAGGCTTTATTCCTGAAAATATTTTGGTTTATATTGCAGTTGATAATAGTCAAAGAGGAAAAGGATTTGGGAAACAATTAATGCAAAAAGCTATTGAAACTGCAAATGGAAATATTGCATTACACGTAGAACCCGATAATCCTGCCAAAAAATTATATGAAAAACTTGGATTTACAAATAAATACTTAGAAATGCGTTTAACTAAATAA
- a CDS encoding DUF6882 domain-containing protein: MEDNHKQTEFQSYTKQNCNTSLEMLEQNIALSLEKQGNLADIIDSKSWQFDMNEGTISFEDIILPIQIIGSLSFNNNSWMWGWANSKSGIPENLLIQSNKLKAIGEEKNIEELTNPHFHVEENFEHKIGMIACGIFNSKSYYCANYGQGTLVVTIDDDAIPAIDKSKPEKVMTNFPQAISSFDVNHKNAFINYLIDREIPLKITNNSIEGKKDNNIIIANFDELNRLTSLNGELK; this comes from the coding sequence ATGGAAGACAATCATAAACAAACAGAATTTCAATCTTATACAAAACAAAATTGTAATACTTCTTTAGAAATGTTAGAGCAAAATATTGCTTTATCTCTTGAAAAACAAGGAAATCTTGCTGATATAATTGATTCTAAATCTTGGCAATTTGATATGAATGAAGGCACAATTTCATTTGAAGATATTATATTACCAATTCAAATCATAGGATCACTTTCTTTCAATAACAATTCTTGGATGTGGGGTTGGGCAAATAGCAAAAGTGGAATTCCTGAAAACTTACTTATTCAATCAAATAAATTAAAAGCCATTGGTGAAGAAAAAAACATTGAAGAGTTAACAAATCCTCATTTTCATGTAGAAGAAAATTTTGAGCATAAAATAGGAATGATTGCTTGCGGAATCTTTAATTCAAAGAGCTATTATTGTGCGAATTATGGTCAAGGAACACTTGTAGTTACAATTGATGATGATGCAATTCCAGCAATTGATAAAAGTAAACCTGAAAAAGTAATGACCAATTTTCCACAAGCAATAAGTAGTTTTGATGTTAATCATAAAAATGCCTTTATAAACTACTTAATTGACAGAGAAATACCATTAAAGATTACAAATAATTCTATCGAAGGAAAAAAAGATAACAATATTATAATTGCTAACTTTGATGAACTTAATCGACTTACTTCATTAAATGGAGAATTAAAATAA
- a CDS encoding YifB family Mg chelatase-like AAA ATPase, whose product MLVKVFGSAVFGVEATTITVEVNIDKGIGYHLVGLPDSAIKESSYRIAAALKNNNYSLPGKKITINMAPADLRKEGSAYDLTLAVGILAASNQIKIDLVNDYVIMGELSLDGGLQPIKGALSIAIKAKEEGFKGVILPIQNVKEAAVVDGIDVYGVENVLQVIDFFNGKGDLIPTVIDCQEEFNKTLEFPEFDFSDVKGQESIKRCMEIAAAGGHNIILIGPPGSGKTMLAKRLPSILPPMTMQEALETTKIHSVAGKVKEAGLLTQRQFRNPHHTSSSVSLVGGGSYPQPGEISLAHNGVLFLDELPEFKREVLEVMRQPLEDREVTISRAKFTITYPSSFMLVASMNPSPGGYFNDPNAPVSSSPMEMQRYLSKISGPLLDRIDIHIEVTPVPFEKLSEKRKAENSAEIRKRVTKARNIQSLRFQNMKTIHYNAQMSSKLIREYCALDDESLQLLKTAMERLNLSARAYDRILKVSRTIADLEDSSVIQSHHIAEAIQYRSLDREGWLR is encoded by the coding sequence ATGTTAGTAAAAGTATTCGGAAGTGCCGTTTTCGGTGTGGAAGCGACGACCATTACCGTTGAGGTAAACATTGATAAAGGAATAGGCTACCACTTGGTAGGATTACCAGATTCCGCAATTAAAGAAAGCAGTTATCGTATTGCTGCTGCACTCAAAAACAATAATTATTCGTTACCTGGAAAGAAGATTACGATAAATATGGCTCCAGCCGATTTGCGTAAGGAAGGTTCTGCCTACGATTTAACGCTTGCTGTTGGAATTTTAGCAGCTTCTAATCAAATAAAAATAGATTTAGTAAATGATTATGTTATTATGGGTGAATTATCACTTGATGGTGGTTTGCAACCCATAAAAGGAGCGTTATCAATAGCTATAAAGGCCAAAGAAGAAGGTTTTAAAGGAGTGATTTTGCCTATTCAAAATGTTAAAGAAGCAGCTGTTGTAGATGGAATAGATGTTTATGGAGTAGAAAATGTATTACAAGTAATTGATTTTTTTAATGGAAAAGGTGATTTGATTCCTACGGTTATTGATTGTCAAGAAGAATTTAATAAAACACTAGAATTTCCAGAATTTGATTTTTCTGATGTTAAAGGACAAGAATCTATAAAAAGATGTATGGAAATTGCTGCTGCTGGAGGTCATAATATAATTTTAATTGGCCCGCCAGGATCTGGTAAAACAATGCTAGCAAAGCGTTTACCCAGTATTTTACCTCCTATGACCATGCAAGAAGCATTGGAAACAACTAAAATCCATTCTGTAGCAGGAAAAGTAAAAGAGGCTGGGTTATTGACACAAAGGCAATTTAGAAATCCTCATCATACTTCTTCGAGTGTAAGTTTAGTAGGAGGAGGAAGCTATCCACAACCAGGGGAAATTTCGTTAGCACATAATGGTGTTTTGTTTTTAGATGAATTACCTGAGTTTAAGCGAGAAGTATTGGAAGTAATGCGTCAACCATTAGAAGACAGAGAAGTTACCATTTCTAGAGCTAAATTTACAATTACATATCCTTCATCTTTCATGTTAGTGGCTAGTATGAATCCAAGCCCTGGAGGTTATTTTAATGATCCAAATGCTCCTGTATCAAGTTCGCCAATGGAAATGCAACGTTATTTGAGTAAAATTTCAGGTCCTTTATTAGATAGAATAGATATTCATATTGAAGTGACTCCTGTTCCTTTTGAAAAATTATCGGAAAAAAGAAAGGCAGAGAATAGTGCAGAAATTAGAAAACGAGTTACAAAAGCAAGAAATATTCAATCGTTGCGTTTTCAAAACATGAAGACTATTCATTATAATGCTCAGATGAGTAGTAAGTTAATTAGAGAATATTGTGCGTTAGATGATGAATCATTGCAATTATTGAAAACAGCAATGGAACGATTAAATTTATCAGCGAGAGCTTATGATAGAATTTTAAAAGTATCTCGAACAATAGCTGATTTAGAGGATTCAAGTGTTATTCAATCTCATCATATTGCTGAAGCTATTCAATATCGTAGTTTGGATAGAGAAGGATGGTTAAGATGA
- a CDS encoding YebC/PmpR family DNA-binding transcriptional regulator, translating to MGRAFEFRKARKMKRWSAMAKTFTRIGKDIVMAVKEGGPNPDTNSRLRAVIQNAKAANMPKDNVERAIKKASDKDTANFKEVLFEGYAPHGIAILIETATDNNNRTVANIRSYFNKCNGTMGTQGSVEFMFDHTCNFRIPAEGQDVEELELEMIDFGVEEIFADEDGILMYAPFESFGNIQKELENRNLEILSSGFERIPQVTKELTPEQVADVEKLLEKIEEDDDVMNVYHTMQESAE from the coding sequence ATGGGAAGAGCATTTGAATTTAGAAAAGCACGAAAAATGAAACGTTGGTCAGCAATGGCAAAAACGTTCACTAGAATAGGTAAAGATATTGTTATGGCCGTTAAAGAAGGCGGACCAAACCCTGACACTAATTCTCGTTTAAGAGCTGTTATACAAAATGCAAAGGCAGCAAACATGCCAAAAGACAATGTAGAACGCGCTATTAAAAAAGCTTCCGATAAAGATACTGCTAATTTCAAAGAAGTTCTTTTTGAAGGTTATGCTCCACATGGAATAGCCATACTTATTGAAACAGCTACAGACAATAACAATAGAACTGTTGCAAATATTAGAAGTTATTTTAATAAATGTAATGGAACAATGGGAACACAAGGTTCTGTAGAATTCATGTTTGATCATACTTGTAATTTTAGAATTCCAGCAGAAGGACAAGATGTAGAAGAATTAGAATTAGAAATGATTGATTTTGGTGTAGAAGAAATTTTTGCAGATGAAGATGGTATTCTAATGTATGCTCCTTTTGAAAGCTTTGGAAATATCCAAAAAGAATTAGAAAATAGAAATTTAGAAATCTTATCTTCTGGTTTTGAAAGAATTCCACAAGTAACAAAAGAACTTACTCCTGAGCAAGTTGCTGATGTAGAAAAGTTATTAGAAAAAATTGAAGAAGATGATGATGTCATGAATGTATATCACACAATGCAAGAAAGTGCAGAATAA
- a CDS encoding Abi-alpha family protein: MSSKIDISSTAVEKGIELVQGFLEKLVGATLEETGLLLGDKIRIFRLNNQIKMLVKAQEICKQNNITLKQLSVKALVPLLEYSSLEDNETLQEKWSNLLVNLIDTKENYESSIFPFILNQLSSNELLIIEKIYNYKNENSHLIDYSSIDSNFTNIERINLIRLGLIEMDITSKTNKNKATLLLGGRQFGLSDLGKMFIESCTLHK, translated from the coding sequence ATGAGTTCAAAGATAGATATTTCTTCAACAGCAGTCGAAAAAGGAATTGAATTAGTCCAAGGATTTCTTGAAAAATTGGTTGGTGCTACCCTTGAAGAAACTGGTCTATTACTTGGTGATAAAATAAGAATATTTAGATTAAATAATCAAATCAAAATGCTTGTAAAAGCTCAAGAAATTTGTAAACAAAATAATATTACTTTAAAACAATTATCTGTTAAAGCGCTTGTACCATTATTGGAATATTCAAGTTTAGAAGATAATGAAACATTACAAGAAAAATGGAGTAATTTATTAGTTAATCTTATTGATACAAAAGAAAATTACGAGTCGTCAATTTTTCCTTTTATACTAAATCAGTTAAGTTCAAATGAGTTATTAATTATTGAAAAAATTTATAACTATAAAAATGAAAATTCACATTTAATCGATTATTCTAGTATTGATTCTAATTTTACTAATATTGAAAGAATAAATTTAATTAGATTAGGATTGATTGAAATGGATATTACATCAAAGACTAATAAAAATAAAGCAACTTTATTATTAGGTGGCAGACAGTTTGGGTTAAGTGATTTAGGAAAGATGTTTATAGAATCTTGTACTTTACATAAATAA
- the gcvT gene encoding glycine cleavage system aminomethyltransferase GcvT, which produces MKNTTLSHVHESLGAKMVPFAGYNMPVQYEGVNTEHETVRNGVGVFDVSHMGEFLLTGENALALIQKVTSNDASVLEIGRAQYSCLPNNEGGIIDDLIIYKIKEDQYLLVVNASNIEKDWNWISSQNDLGVDMKNISEDYSLLAIQGPKAVEAMQSLTSVDLSTIKYYHFEVADFAGIENVIISATGYTGSGGFEIYCKNSEVEQIWNKVFEAGASYGIKPIGLAARDTLRLEMGFCLYGNDINDSTSPLEAGLGWITKFTKEFTNSENLKKQKEEGVSRKLIAFELIDRGIPRHDYEIADANGNVVGIVTSGTQSPSLGKAIGLGYVPTALSSVDSEIFIRIRNKDVAAKVVKLPFYKK; this is translated from the coding sequence ATGAAAAATACGACTTTATCACACGTTCATGAAAGCTTAGGAGCAAAAATGGTTCCTTTTGCAGGTTACAATATGCCTGTTCAATATGAAGGTGTAAATACGGAACATGAAACTGTAAGAAACGGTGTAGGTGTTTTTGATGTCTCTCACATGGGTGAATTTCTTTTAACAGGTGAAAATGCATTAGCATTAATACAAAAAGTAACATCAAATGATGCTTCTGTTTTAGAAATTGGTCGTGCACAATATTCATGTTTACCAAATAATGAAGGAGGAATAATTGATGATTTAATTATATACAAAATAAAAGAAGATCAATATTTATTAGTTGTAAACGCTTCAAATATTGAAAAAGATTGGAACTGGATTTCATCTCAAAATGATTTAGGTGTCGATATGAAAAATATTTCAGAAGACTATTCATTACTTGCAATTCAAGGTCCTAAAGCTGTTGAAGCTATGCAATCTTTAACATCTGTAGACCTATCAACAATCAAATACTATCATTTTGAAGTAGCAGATTTCGCAGGAATAGAGAATGTAATTATTTCAGCAACTGGATATACAGGATCAGGTGGATTTGAAATCTACTGTAAAAATTCTGAAGTAGAACAAATTTGGAACAAAGTGTTTGAAGCTGGTGCTTCCTATGGCATAAAACCAATTGGTTTAGCTGCACGTGATACACTACGTTTAGAAATGGGATTCTGTTTATATGGAAATGATATTAACGATTCTACTTCACCACTTGAAGCTGGATTAGGATGGATTACAAAGTTTACAAAAGAATTTACAAACTCTGAAAATTTAAAAAAACAAAAAGAAGAAGGTGTAAGTCGTAAATTAATTGCATTTGAATTAATTGATAGAGGAATTCCACGTCACGATTATGAAATTGCAGATGCTAATGGAAATGTAGTTGGAATTGTAACTTCTGGAACACAATCACCATCATTAGGAAAAGCCATTGGATTAGGATATGTTCCTACAGCATTATCAAGTGTTGATTCTGAAATTTTTATTCGAATTAGAAATAAAGACGTAGCAGCAAAAGTGGTTAAATTACCATTTTATAAAAAATAA
- a CDS encoding homoserine kinase, whose protein sequence is MSNIKIFCPATIANLNCGFDVMGLCLETIGDEMIFRKSPTKGIKITKITGAELPFEIDKNVAGVAALAILNNYEKDFNPVSFGIEIEIHKKIKTGSGIGSSAASAAGAVFGVNEILGKPYSKSELVHFAMKGEAIASGSEHADNVTPCLLGGFTLVRGYDPLDIIKIESPNELFAVVLHPHIEIKTSDARAVLEPMISLKNAIKQWGNLGGLIAGLYMKDYEIISRSLEDVIIEPLRKGLIPNFDKVKNSALKNGALGAGISGAGPSIFALCKGSSIAKNVAKAMENTYLKTNIPFDIHISKVNDEGVKII, encoded by the coding sequence ATGAGTAATATAAAAATATTCTGTCCTGCTACAATTGCAAATCTTAATTGCGGATTTGATGTAATGGGACTATGTTTAGAAACTATAGGTGATGAAATGATATTTAGAAAATCACCAACAAAAGGGATAAAAATCACTAAAATAACAGGTGCAGAATTACCTTTTGAAATCGATAAAAATGTTGCAGGCGTTGCTGCATTAGCTATATTAAACAACTATGAAAAAGATTTTAATCCAGTATCATTTGGTATCGAAATTGAAATTCATAAAAAAATTAAAACTGGCAGTGGAATTGGTAGTTCTGCGGCAAGTGCAGCTGGAGCTGTTTTTGGAGTTAATGAAATTTTAGGAAAACCATATTCAAAAAGTGAATTAGTACATTTTGCTATGAAAGGAGAAGCTATTGCAAGTGGATCTGAACATGCAGACAATGTTACACCTTGCTTACTTGGCGGTTTCACTTTAGTAAGAGGTTATGATCCTTTAGATATTATCAAAATTGAAAGTCCAAATGAACTTTTTGCAGTCGTTTTACATCCTCACATAGAAATTAAAACTTCAGATGCTAGAGCCGTTTTAGAACCAATGATAAGTTTAAAAAATGCAATTAAACAATGGGGGAATTTAGGAGGGCTAATAGCTGGTTTATATATGAAAGATTATGAAATTATTAGTAGATCTCTAGAAGATGTAATCATAGAACCGCTTAGAAAAGGATTAATTCCTAATTTTGATAAAGTTAAAAATAGTGCTTTAAAAAATGGAGCATTAGGAGCTGGAATTTCTGGAGCTGGACCTTCAATTTTTGCATTATGCAAAGGAAGTAGCATTGCTAAAAATGTAGCAAAAGCAATGGAAAACACCTATTTAAAAACAAATATCCCTTTTGATATACATATTTCAAAAGTAAATGATGAGGGAGTAAAAATAATTTAA
- a CDS encoding SET domain-containing protein-lysine N-methyltransferase, translated as MVYSDNTIEALESDYLYIETSQLINAGKGLFTAIKIYQDEIISIFKGEILNDEQVKERITNKKDQYFINMIDGKTLDSMNVDCFAKYANDAKGTSSSKFKNNAKITLDENNNVCIIATKNIKPNEEIFCSYGAKYWKNRKF; from the coding sequence ATGGTATATTCTGACAACACAATTGAAGCCTTAGAATCAGATTATTTATATATTGAAACCTCTCAATTAATAAATGCTGGTAAAGGATTATTTACGGCTATTAAAATATACCAAGACGAAATTATCTCCATATTTAAAGGAGAAATTCTAAATGACGAACAAGTAAAAGAACGTATCACAAATAAAAAAGATCAATATTTCATTAACATGATTGATGGCAAAACATTAGATTCAATGAATGTTGATTGTTTTGCAAAATATGCAAATGATGCTAAAGGTACTTCTAGTTCTAAATTTAAAAATAATGCTAAAATTACTTTAGATGAAAATAACAATGTTTGCATTATAGCTACAAAAAACATTAAACCTAATGAAGAAATTTTCTGTAGCTATGGTGCAAAATATTGGAAAAACAGGAAATTTTAA
- a CDS encoding amidohydrolase — protein sequence MKELIQLRKELHQYPEISGNEKETAKRILTFLSHYSPDTIITKLGGEGILATYNGKEKGKTILFRCELDALPIHEINSFSHQSVYEDVSHKCGHDGHMAILCGLAKELYQNPIEKGTVLLLFQPAEEDGNGARRVSNDKKFKEIKPDYAFALHNLPGFKKHQIIVKEHTFTCAVNSMIIKLRGKTSHAGEPENGINPALAISEIINHFDAIIKNDVTQPDYCLITPIYINMGEKAYGVSAGYGEIHFTIRSNSNLQMRTIETHLESIIQSIASKHKLELNIDWTQSFQANENNVEAINIIREAASKNRFDILEKEEPFTFGEDFGLFTQKFKGAMLGLGSGEKTPSLHNPDYDFPDEIIETGIKLFHQITKDILNA from the coding sequence TTGAAAGAGCTTATTCAACTTAGAAAAGAATTACATCAATACCCAGAAATATCTGGAAACGAAAAAGAAACAGCTAAACGTATTCTAACATTTCTTTCCCACTATTCTCCTGATACAATTATAACAAAACTTGGAGGAGAAGGAATTTTAGCAACTTACAACGGAAAAGAAAAAGGAAAAACAATATTATTCAGATGTGAACTAGACGCTTTACCTATTCATGAGATTAATTCATTCAGTCATCAATCTGTTTATGAAGATGTTTCTCATAAATGTGGACATGATGGTCACATGGCAATTTTATGTGGATTAGCTAAAGAATTATATCAAAATCCAATAGAAAAAGGAACTGTACTATTACTTTTTCAACCTGCGGAAGAAGACGGAAATGGTGCCAGAAGAGTTTCAAATGATAAAAAATTTAAAGAAATCAAACCCGATTATGCTTTTGCATTACATAATTTGCCTGGATTCAAAAAACATCAAATTATTGTAAAAGAGCATACCTTTACTTGTGCTGTAAACAGTATGATTATAAAATTAAGAGGAAAAACATCTCATGCGGGCGAACCAGAAAACGGAATTAATCCTGCTTTAGCAATTTCAGAAATTATTAATCATTTTGATGCTATTATTAAAAATGATGTAACACAACCTGATTATTGTTTAATTACTCCTATTTACATTAACATGGGAGAAAAAGCTTATGGTGTTTCTGCTGGATATGGTGAAATTCATTTTACAATTAGAAGCAATAGTAATCTTCAAATGAGAACAATAGAAACTCATTTAGAATCTATTATACAATCAATTGCATCAAAACATAAATTAGAACTAAATATAGACTGGACACAAAGTTTTCAAGCTAATGAAAACAATGTTGAAGCTATAAATATAATTCGAGAAGCCGCTTCTAAGAATCGTTTTGATATACTTGAAAAAGAAGAACCTTTTACTTTTGGTGAAGATTTCGGATTGTTTACACAAAAATTTAAAGGAGCTATGCTAGGTTTAGGTTCAGGAGAAAAAACGCCTTCACTTCATAATCCAGATTATGATTTCCCTGATGAAATAATAGAAACAGGAATAAAATTATTCCATCAAATTACAAAAGACATTTTAAATGCATAA
- a CDS encoding sodium:solute symporter family protein: MHAVDYLIFVVYMLAMLGVGFYFYKKNKSSEDFYVSGRNMSSWHIGLSVVATDVGGGFSIGLGGLGFTMGISGSWMLFTGLIGAWLSAVFLIPKVSKLGHLHKFFTFPQIFNHFYNAKVALLAGIISAIGYIGFTSSQVLAGAKLASATIEGLNLQTALIIMGVIAVVYTAVGGLKAVIYTDTIQWIILIVGLVFIGIPIAYNAVGGYDVIKATLAPEYLSLTNVSWHQILNWSVTIIPIWFIGMTLYQRIYACKDEKEAKKAWFIAGLFEWPIMAFMGVILGMLAKVAATQGMFDGITDAASMDSEMGLPILLSTILPIGLMGLMLSSYFSAILSTADSCLMAASGNIVTDIISKFSKKEFSEKKMLQISQIVTLSVGAFAILLASQMQNVLELMLYSYAFMVSGLFVPVLGALFWKKSNAKAAFWSMLLGGGTTIGLILSNNKLPLNYSLPKHLDANIFGISISLITFILLSNYHYKKINNGI; this comes from the coding sequence ATGCACGCAGTAGATTATTTAATCTTTGTTGTTTACATGCTAGCTATGCTTGGTGTAGGTTTTTATTTTTACAAAAAAAACAAATCTTCAGAAGATTTTTATGTTAGTGGAAGAAACATGAGTAGCTGGCACATTGGACTATCCGTAGTAGCTACCGATGTTGGTGGTGGATTTTCAATTGGTCTTGGTGGCCTTGGCTTTACTATGGGAATTTCAGGATCTTGGATGCTATTTACAGGATTAATTGGTGCTTGGTTAAGTGCTGTTTTCTTAATTCCAAAAGTAAGTAAACTAGGTCATTTGCATAAGTTTTTTACTTTTCCACAAATTTTCAATCATTTTTATAATGCCAAGGTTGCATTATTAGCAGGAATTATATCAGCTATTGGTTATATTGGTTTTACAAGTTCACAAGTGTTAGCTGGAGCCAAATTAGCCTCAGCAACTATTGAAGGATTAAACCTTCAAACTGCTCTAATCATTATGGGGGTTATAGCAGTAGTTTACACCGCTGTAGGAGGCTTAAAAGCAGTAATTTACACTGATACCATTCAATGGATCATCTTAATTGTCGGACTCGTTTTTATAGGTATTCCTATAGCTTATAATGCAGTTGGTGGTTATGACGTTATCAAAGCAACTCTAGCACCTGAATATTTATCGTTAACCAATGTTTCTTGGCATCAAATCTTAAATTGGTCTGTAACCATAATTCCTATTTGGTTTATTGGAATGACACTATACCAAAGAATTTATGCTTGTAAAGACGAAAAAGAAGCAAAAAAAGCATGGTTTATTGCTGGTCTATTTGAATGGCCTATAATGGCTTTTATGGGAGTTATTCTAGGAATGCTTGCAAAAGTTGCTGCCACACAAGGAATGTTTGACGGAATAACAGATGCCGCTTCAATGGACAGTGAAATGGGATTACCTATACTTTTAAGTACAATTTTACCTATTGGATTAATGGGATTAATGCTTTCTTCCTATTTTTCAGCAATTCTTTCCACTGCTGATAGCTGTTTAATGGCAGCTTCTGGAAATATTGTAACCGATATTATTTCTAAATTTTCTAAAAAAGAATTTTCAGAAAAGAAAATGCTTCAAATTTCACAAATTGTAACACTCTCTGTTGGAGCATTTGCAATTCTTTTAGCTTCTCAAATGCAAAACGTATTAGAACTTATGCTCTACTCCTACGCTTTTATGGTTTCTGGTTTATTTGTCCCTGTTCTAGGAGCATTATTTTGGAAAAAAAGCAATGCTAAAGCCGCTTTTTGGAGTATGCTTTTAGGAGGTGGAACAACTATTGGACTAATTCTATCTAACAACAAATTACCATTAAATTACTCATTACCAAAACATTTAGACGCAAATATCTTCGGAATTAGCATATCTTTAATAACATTCATATTATTATCAAATTATCATTATAAAAAAATAAACAATGGAATTTAA
- the thrC gene encoding threonine synthase, protein MKYYSLNNKNHTVSFQEAVINGLSPDKGLYFPSKISELPKTFFENIENTSNEEIAFEVIKPFIKDEIPEKELKQIIKETISFDFPLNKVENNIYSLELFHGPTMAFKDVGARFMSRCLAYFNKNKDQKNIVLVATSGDTGGAVANGFLGVKGVEVIILYPSKKVSDIQERQLTTLGQNITALEVEGNFDDCQDMVKKAFLDEELRHQNLTSANSINIARWLPQMFYFFFAYKALKKFNKSLITSCPSGNFGNICAGILAKKLGLPIHHFVATTNANDTIPRFLTNGVYEPKPSIATISNAMDVGNPSNFVRIQEMYNNDLSEFKKDFSSYTFTDEDTLEVMKNIYNQYNYIAEPHGAVGYLGLKKELKNHPEAIGFFLETAHPVKFIDIVESTLNINLQIPEQIKNVLSKEKKSIKIKNYDHLKTIILTK, encoded by the coding sequence ATGAAATATTACAGTTTAAACAATAAAAATCATACGGTGTCTTTTCAAGAAGCAGTAATAAACGGACTTTCACCAGATAAAGGATTATATTTCCCATCAAAAATTTCAGAATTACCTAAAACCTTTTTTGAAAACATTGAAAATACATCAAATGAAGAGATTGCTTTTGAAGTGATTAAACCTTTTATAAAAGATGAAATTCCTGAAAAAGAATTAAAACAAATTATTAAAGAAACTATATCTTTTGATTTTCCTTTAAATAAAGTAGAAAATAATATCTATTCATTAGAACTATTTCATGGCCCAACAATGGCTTTCAAAGATGTTGGCGCTCGATTTATGTCACGTTGTCTAGCATATTTCAACAAAAACAAAGACCAAAAAAATATCGTTTTAGTTGCTACTTCAGGAGACACAGGAGGAGCTGTTGCAAATGGTTTTTTAGGAGTAAAAGGTGTAGAAGTAATTATTTTATATCCATCAAAAAAAGTAAGCGATATTCAAGAAAGACAACTAACTACTTTAGGACAAAATATCACAGCATTAGAAGTCGAAGGTAATTTTGATGATTGTCAAGATATGGTAAAAAAAGCCTTTTTAGACGAAGAATTAAGACATCAAAATCTTACCTCGGCAAATTCTATTAATATTGCACGTTGGTTACCTCAAATGTTTTACTTTTTCTTTGCATATAAAGCGCTTAAAAAATTCAACAAATCATTAATCACGTCATGTCCTAGTGGTAATTTCGGGAACATTTGTGCTGGAATATTAGCAAAAAAACTAGGTTTACCTATTCATCATTTTGTAGCTACAACAAATGCAAACGACACTATTCCTAGATTTTTAACAAATGGAGTTTATGAACCAAAACCATCAATTGCTACAATTTCAAACGCAATGGATGTTGGAAATCCAAGTAATTTTGTTAGAATCCAAGAAATGTATAACAATGATTTGTCTGAATTTAAAAAAGATTTTTCATCTTATACTTTTACAGATGAAGATACATTAGAAGTAATGAAAAATATTTATAATCAATATAATTATATTGCAGAACCACATGGAGCAGTTGGCTATTTAGGTTTAAAAAAAGAACTTAAAAATCACCCCGAAGCAATAGGTTTTTTCTTAGAAACTGCACATCCTGTAAAATTTATAGATATTGTTGAATCTACATTAAACATAAATCTTCAAATTCCTGAACAAATAAAAAATGTTCTTAGCAAAGAAAAGAAAAGCATTAAAATAAAAAATTACGATCATTTAAAAACAATAATACTTACAAAATAA